From Verrucomicrobiia bacterium, the proteins below share one genomic window:
- a CDS encoding CDP-alcohol phosphatidyltransferase family protein gives MTKKPAPEKHLLRQLSRADYVTALAIACAVNAFALLWNGRTELAISLAFVSMFLDYVDGMVARKYGGSPYGAVLDSLYDVMGWVLFPALVINIQTGWAWWSMVVTTVYCVFGLLRLSRFTVAGYVETDGRYYRGMPVLFSKYALLVALLLGAKLSVIWLIIMIPLMVSSRLVRKPHPFLAQLELAYAAVFLWLAIR, from the coding sequence ATGACCAAGAAACCAGCACCCGAAAAACACCTACTACGGCAACTCTCTAGGGCAGATTATGTGACCGCCCTGGCTATTGCTTGTGCGGTAAATGCCTTTGCGCTGCTGTGGAATGGCCGTACCGAGCTGGCTATTTCGCTCGCGTTTGTATCTATGTTCTTGGACTATGTAGACGGCATGGTTGCCCGCAAATACGGCGGGTCCCCGTATGGTGCCGTGCTGGATTCTCTGTATGACGTGATGGGCTGGGTACTGTTCCCGGCATTGGTCATAAACATACAGACCGGATGGGCCTGGTGGTCCATGGTCGTCACCACGGTGTACTGTGTTTTTGGGCTGCTGCGGCTGAGCAGATTCACGGTAGCCGGATACGTCGAGACCGATGGCCGATACTACCGGGGAATGCCGGTACTCTTTAGCAAATATGCCCTACTGGTGGCGCTGTTGTTGGGTGCCAAGCTATCAGTGATCTGGCTGATTATTATGATCCCGCTCATGGTGTCGTCACGGCTGGTCAGAAAACCCCATCCGTTCTTGGCCCAGCTAGAGCTGGCCTATGCTGCAGTATTTTTATGGCTGGCTATACGATAA